In Nicotiana tabacum cultivar K326 chromosome 21, ASM71507v2, whole genome shotgun sequence, one DNA window encodes the following:
- the LOC107820187 gene encoding uncharacterized protein LOC107820187 — MESSKITCLLFISMLFLSSFTPILGCGYCGKPSHKPKKPKTPSPSIKPPINLPPIGIPPVTVPPIVKPPINLPPVVPPVIKPPIGIPPVTVPPVVKPPINLPPVVPPVIKPPIGIPPVTVPPVIKPPINLPPIIPPVIKPPIGIPPVTVPPVVKPPIGIPPIVKPPINLPPIGIPPVTVPPITVPPVTPSPKGKPCPPPTTTKATCPIDTLKLGACVDLLGGLVHIGIGDPAVNECCPILQGLVELEAAACLCTTLKVKLLNLKIYVPLALQLLVTCGKTPPPGYTCSL, encoded by the coding sequence ATGGAGTCATCTAAAATAACATGTCTTCTTTTCATTTCCATGCTTTTCCTTTCTTCATTCACTCCCATTCTTGGTTGTGGATATTGTGGAAAACCCTCTCACAAACCCAAAAAGCCCAAAACTCCCTCTCCAAGTATTAAACCCCCTATCAATTTGCCACCCATTGGAATTCCACCAGTGACAGTTCCACCGATTGTAAAACCACCCATCAACTTGCCACCCGTTGTTCCACCAGTTATTAAGCCGCCTATCGGAATTCCACCAGTGACAGTTCCACCAGTTGTAAAACCACCCATCAATTTGCCACCTGTTGTTCCACCAGTTATTAAGCCACCTATCGGAATTCCACCAGTGACAGTTCCACCGGTTATTAAACCTCCTATCAACTTGCCACCCATTATTCCACCAGTTATTAAGCCACCTATCGGAATTCCACCGGTGACAGTTCCACCAGTTGTTAAGCCACCAATTGGTATACCACCTATTGTAAAACCTCCTATCAACTTGCCACCTATAGGAATTCCGCCAGTGACAGTTCCACCAATTACTGTTCCTCCAGTTACACCATCCCCAAAAGGAAAACCATGCCCTCCACCAACAACAACAAAGGCAACATGCCCAATTGACACACTAAAACTTGGAGCTTGTGTAGATCTTCTTGGTGGGCTAGTTCATATTGGAATTGGTGATCCCGCCGTTAATGAATGTTGTCCAATTCTACAGGGACTTGTGGAACTTGAAGCTGCTGCTTGCCTTTGCACAACACTTAAAGTCAAGCTTCTTAACCTTAAAATCTATGTCCCTCTTGCTCTTCAGCTCCTTGTTACCTGTGGGAAGACTCCACCACCTGGCTACACTTGCTCTCTCTAG